From Ptychodera flava strain L36383 chromosome 9, AS_Pfla_20210202, whole genome shotgun sequence:
tcattttcaagttcttattctacttcAAAAGAATGtttagtgtctgtgtgtgtaaaatgcactgttattttttaaatttgaattcaagtctggaccagaattcactcttcaacaatgaaaattaaggcagtttatgtacaggccgagttgacaagctgaatactgtgtataccAACATGCGTCAAACAACATAATTACTATTTGGCCAAATGATCAGCCCAATTTTAAAAGTTCAAACTTCACTTGtgatttgtcatattttcacaCAGTTTCATATTGTCTTTAGACATATAACGTCCCTTTTGTCTGCCACtatttttcaaacaaagttGAATGAcatcttgaaaaaaaacatgatcTTATTGTGATATTATAAACTGAAGTATTTTTGTATGGTCACAGTTGAGATGAAATTTACCAGCAGAAGAGCAGAGAATTTTACATGTACTTATCACAGTGAAATGTAAATTCAGAGTCATGTATTTTGTAATGGTACTGCCAGAACAAAATCATTTACTCAATTtacataatcatatttttaatgacgTACAAACCgttttaatgtaaaataaatttattgaatTTAATGTATGCATGATATCACAGCATTTTTACTCTAGTTGTACATGATTCATTGTAGGTACAAGACAGCAAAGTGATATCACAGAATTAGTAAACTTTTGCATTGATATCCAAGGTTAGACATGATCGAGGGGCTACatgtaacaaacaaaatatatcataCCAGATTGTTAGATCAACCAGGTTACTTCATATCAGACATGTCAGAATATATCACCATCAGTATCCTATAATTACTAAAGGATAGCAAAGAGTAAATATAAACAGACAATTGGAAATATTCACAGATTTCGAACAATGCAGCAGTTGAGCGATAATAtgacagaaaacagaaaaatatatcCAAATTTCAAGGTGGGGATTCTTCTTGAATTCTGACAAGCCGTTGAAATGAGCAGCATTGTGCAGATTGAGGTATGGAATACTAGATTTATGAGGTTCAAGGTATTTAAATGTTCTTTGGTTTGTACGTATTGCTCAAACCAACACTTTGGTATGGTAAACGGAAACTATGAAATTTTATGAACCGTGGTATGCACGATTTTCAAGGGATTAACCAAGAATAGTATAATACATTAGCcgtaaaatgaaattaatataaaattcataaaagaaaaTCACATATGTTATTTGAGCAATTGAGTGCATAGTTTTATGTTTCTGTATATTTTCCCTATCAGTATTACCAATCATCCCCCTGAGATGTTTGTTAATCATtaacactgaaagtgaaatgaactttgacctaaGCCACTTGAAGTCACTTGTTACACTTACTAGCCTGATCTCCCTGCAGTAGTTCACACAAATTAACAACTCCACCCCTTTATACGCAGTGCAACTATCATCACAATGGCAGGGAAACAACTCTGTCCCGCTCTGCTGTTACTAGTATTTACAGCACAGGCTGCAGGCAAATGCACCAAGATTAACTCATGTGCATGCAAGCTGGATAATGGATTGGTGATAGACTTGACGCCCTTAGGTAGAAGTGATCATACAGCCAGGTGAGAAAGCAAGTTTTAATGTCTTCAATGGGGGTACGTCACATGATTTTCACATGAGTTAATTTTGGAACAAGGCAATATCTTCAGCTTCACAAAATTAGATAGCGCCTTGAAACATAAACTCTCACTTGTTTCTGGCAATTAGAATCACAAACAAACTCCAAAACCTAGATATAAAATTTTTCccattgtgaaaatatttttataacattttcattagGTAATACCTTAAAATGTCCATCTGTCTGATAAGCAAATGACAATATGAATGAACGTTTGATCTTAAGCGGATTTAATATGTACATGTCCAGTATAAGaacatgatattgaaattctCTGAAAATGTGTGTTAGCATATGGGTGTTCTTTATCTGTCAAATTTAAGGAAGGTCATCAATACTTGGAACCCTGGTATAAACACCATAAAAAAACATAAACCACACTTACAGGTGTGCTTGTTGTagcttttgtgaatttttacatATAAAAGAAATATCTATCCCCATTTCAGAGAGGGAATGAAAATTAGAGTTCTTGgcaaaaatgtaaaagaaaaaaatgtaggATTTACATAGTTTTTGATGGTTGTGTATTCCCCTTAGGTTTAAAGACCAGCAAGGGCCTGATCATTACTACTACAGTTACAATCCATGCTTTGATTTCAGCGAGGGAGGTGACTGCGATAGTGTTAGCGTAAGTATACAACTGACCCAATGCTCACAGAGAATTTAATTATTGGCGAAATCCCGATCAGAGTCCGGAATCAATTGGATATGCTTTTTTGTTTGCATTGAGAACATCCCAAAATCCTAAGCTACCATGATTTTACGATATTTTATTATCAATATACAGTACATCTGACAACCCTTTTGTTGAGAAGAAAAACTGTGTTCCtaatttatatacatgtatattaaactATCACCAGTTGGTGTATATTTGTTTCATTTCTATTACATCAACCATTCATCAGTCATGAGACTGTCAATTAATAACCTGAAGTTCTGAAATCGGCCACTCcacttgttttgtttatttaaaaaaaattgaaatgataaaGATAATATTTATGACAGGTAAATCTTGATTATTCAAAAATTTCAGGATCTTAAACGCTTTTcagggggggtgggggtggagcCTGCCAGGTCAACCACTGTTTGCTTGTTAAAATTGAACTTTAGCTGTCAATGTTTATTTGCTTATTGGCTAAATGCAAACAAGTGACAAGCCATAAGAGTATAGCATCCTTTCGGTCAATTCCTAGTGTATCTGGGTACGGCCTGTAAAATTGCTCAACTTTCATTCTTGTTTTAATAGGCAAAGTTAAATGTAGAGTCTGTTGCAATGATTTATAATTCAGTGAAACTGTgaaattgtacatatttgtaCACCATATCAGTAACAGCAGATGTGCTACAAGTTGCAAAGTTTTTGCAATTCCATAGTTTGTCCCAGCTGCAATCTCACATTACATTAACCTTTTTGTTGTCAAACAGTAATATTATGTTTTGCATTCAGTTTATTGGCAGTATATTGATGCTTATATATTCACATAGACTCAATCTTCATCATCATAGCCAATCCCTATTTGACTTCCCTATCATGATTATATGAACTGTCTCATTGAACTCTGACCTGATTTCATCATGGTGTTGCCTTCTCTGTCAAATTGTTGCATGGACATATTGGTTGTGCTCAGGCATGTCAAAAAACAAGCCCAGGTCTTGGAGGAACCTTCTACGACCTGGGTGACCAATCAACGGCTGAGTTCATCATGGATGGTGATGATGTCATACTACAGTACACCGGATCGGGCAAACAGGATCCCACACTCAGGTAAAACTAAAGATATTACACAGTGTGTGGTTGTGCTATAATAAATATGTTTTGGAATTTTCACAACCTAATTGAGAGCAGTTCTGATGACTGTATTCCTTCAAGAAAATCAGTTGCATGTTAATTTTGTTATCTTTGACTGGATAACATGttatgcaattttgtatttcatccACAAGGACAACCAAAGTGACATTGAAATGTGCATCAACCCCTGGAACAGACATTCTATCCATACAAGGAGAATCACCTCCTCTAACCTATATAAGTCAaaacctttttgtttttgtgtttttattatgTAGCCACTGTCAGATATTAACCCCtaacattttggtcaaaaatatgaaaaggtgCCTAGTATTACATCTTGATCTCAAGGGGCCAATACTATGCATGTAGTTCAGATAAAACTTTCATGAAAGCAATTGCTGTAAATATCTTCGAAATGGATTCTcattgattttttaacaaaggATAAAtgtgcagaaaaaaattatggcTAAGGCTATCACACCCATTCATACAGAGGATAAGTCCTTCTTACATATTAAATTTATTTACAATCTCTAAGTGTACTCCAACTTTGTTGCTGATCAGCCACCATCCTAACTTGAAGTGTACTTCAACTTTTTTATCTAATCTCCAAAAGTCTCATTCCGttgtctcactttgattttctCAATAAATCATTTATTAAATGTGGTTTCATATCACAGATAAGCATGATAAGATTAATGCCCTCTACCGACCACTCCACATGAGAGAAGTCATTGTTTTTATCATGTAAGCGCCCTCTATAAAGATAAAAGTTTGAGGCTTTTGTTTTTACATTCAGAATCACTTATTACCACTATTTGCACCTGAATTCCAAGTTTACCATTCCAAGAGTCATCATGTATgtgttttatttgattttacacAGAACTTTGAATTAACATCACAACATTGTTGTGGAACAAAGGATTCAGGATATTCAGGAGGTGGCCTGAGTGTAGGATCCATTTTATGTATCGTGTAAGTTGAATCACTGTGTATTCAGTTCCAATTGAGTGACAAAGAATGTACACACAGGTATTCAAACAAGCTAGATAATACTTTTCCATGACAATGTCTCATTTCCTAACACTGAAAATATCTACAAAGATGTCTTGATAAAAGACGGATAGGACACTAATGCTTACATGTACAAGTACGAatgtgtgatatatatatatatatatgtatatatatatatatatatatatatatattatatatatatatatatatatatatatatatatatatatatttataatatttatacatatactCAGTAATTTTTACACTTCTAATGTAGAATGTTTTATATAACAAGGCAATACAGATCCTAGACACCCTGGATGAGTTCAAAGAAATTAGATGTTGTCGTTTATTTGCCTGTGTTGAAACACAAGCAGTGcaaaaaattttacaaaattgttcttttaactttaatattttgtatgaaGTTGAAAagattgatgatgaaaatgattatCTCTAATAATATGATTTGAATTTCAGTGCTCTAGTCCTGGTCGTAGTGTACGTCATAGGTGGGGTtctgttcatgaaatttgtgaaaCATGAAGAAGGCAGCGATCTTGTGCCAAACAAAGGATTCTGGGTATCCCTTCCAAGCTACATCAAAGTATGATAACTATTACCAATTCAAATTGTAcatgttgttgattttgtaaaGCTAATTCATGTCTGTTTTATGAGAATTTCTGGTAGCTGCTTCTCTACAATACATCcatactaaaattttgatatttatttattgatgttTTTCTCATATTATTGAGTCTTAGACGTTCTGatgcttttttcattttctgtctcCCATCGACGTCCTCAGTATGTTCTTtgatcaatgatattttttttcatcatcCCTTATGTGACATACCACTCTTCTGTCAAATCTTCACACTCATTCACCAGAACACCTATCTTGTCAGTGTCTTCTTTGTGATATCATTAACCCCTCCCCCTTACAAAGAAAATTTGTCAATGTAATTTCgcatatttttttctgtctttcacaGGAGGGTTTCCTGTTCATGATAAGTCCATGCAGAAAACAAGGCAACTACTCTAACATTTAGACGGATCATAAAATAAGGACATTTTGCAGACTACAGAACTTTCACGGCAGAATTTGTGAgcctcaaggacagatatttggactgtcACCATCTGTACCGCTCTACAATTCACACGGACTCagcaagaaagttgcacatactaaaaatcaaatttcctgaCCTTTCTCTGTGAAAATCAAgaatgtaatttttccc
This genomic window contains:
- the LOC139141249 gene encoding uncharacterized protein, translated to MAGKQLCPALLLLVFTAQAAGKCTKINSCACKLDNGLVIDLTPLGRSDHTARFKDQQGPDHYYYSYNPCFDFSEGGDCDSVSACQKTSPGLGGTFYDLGDQSTAEFIMDGDDVILQYTGSGKQDPTLRTTKVTLKCASTPGTDILSIQGESPPLTYINKHDKINALYRPLHMREVIVFIM